One part of the Corynebacterium sp. CNCTC7651 genome encodes these proteins:
- a CDS encoding HNH endonuclease family protein, with amino-acid sequence MRTYLTLLLICTLAIAPFPTGLLRIDVPSTPTRYTILGYDRASAFGPGWAPLPGGCDTRTAAMSHAWGGVPCTAPLYAWDVQPIADPYTGRPIMPTDVELDHLFPLAAAWDMGAYTWPRDKRLAFANDPANLVVTSTAANQAKSDQLPSEWLPPDWRARCAYSRQLAHVAAKYALPLPAADQRAMRRSCAGLKALASRRSL; translated from the coding sequence GTGAGAACGTACTTAACACTGCTACTTATCTGCACCCTCGCCATCGCCCCGTTCCCGACGGGGCTTTTGCGTATCGACGTCCCCTCGACCCCAACCCGCTACACCATCCTGGGCTACGACCGCGCGAGCGCCTTCGGCCCCGGCTGGGCGCCATTGCCAGGCGGTTGCGACACCCGCACCGCCGCCATGTCCCACGCCTGGGGCGGGGTACCCTGCACCGCACCCCTGTACGCCTGGGACGTGCAGCCGATTGCGGACCCTTACACCGGCCGGCCAATCATGCCCACCGACGTGGAGCTGGACCACCTCTTCCCCCTCGCCGCCGCGTGGGACATGGGCGCCTACACCTGGCCGCGCGACAAGCGCCTCGCTTTCGCCAACGACCCAGCCAACCTGGTTGTCACCTCCACCGCCGCCAACCAGGCCAAATCGGACCAGCTGCCCTCCGAGTGGCTGCCGCCCGATTGGCGCGCCCGTTGCGCCTACTCCCGCCAGCTCGCCCACGTCGCCGCGAAGTATGCGCTCCCCCTCCCCGCCGCCGACCAGCGCGCCATGCGCCGCTCCTGCGCGGGGCTCAAAGCCCTTGCTTCA